A region from the Treponema pallidum subsp. pallidum str. Nichols genome encodes:
- a CDS encoding type Z 30S ribosomal protein S14, with translation MATVAMINKAKATPKYATRRYNRCGVCGRPRGYMRRFQLCRLCFRKLASEGQIPGVTKSSW, from the coding sequence ATGGCGACAGTAGCAATGATCAATAAGGCAAAAGCAACTCCGAAATACGCTACGCGCAGGTACAACCGCTGTGGGGTGTGTGGGCGACCCCGCGGGTACATGAGGAGATTTCAATTGTGCCGCCTGTGTTTTAGAAAGCTGGCGAGCGAGGGTCAAATCCCTGGGGTAACGAAGTCGAGTTGGTAG
- the secY gene encoding preprotein translocase subunit SecY, giving the protein MKQGVFAAVFRIRELRARIFFTLSVLTVFRFGSVLTVPSVDPRALSAYFRSQVRGNAFADYMDFFVGGAFSNFSVFMLGVMPYISTQILMQLSMIVFPSLKKVVEDVGGRRRVQFWTRVATVFVCLIQSSAVTVYANQIPGAIVIQSYAVHLFVTMLTVTSGSMITLWLGEQITARGIGNGVSMIIFSGIVARLPHALAEMWRLQRLGELNMVFVIVAFVMFVGIIVLVVYEQQGQRKIPIHYARRVVGRKMYGGQSTYIPFKINPSGVIPIIFASSFLTFPLQIASSIGPNVRFLHQLAQFLRPNSWWYNAFYVVLIVFFAYFYTQVTLNPTEIAKQIRENGGTIPGIRADKTEEYLQGILNRLVLPGSLYLGMIAVLPTLIQAAFGFPSSISLLMGGTSLLILVGVDLDTMSQIEAQLKMRQREGLGGRGKVLPRSL; this is encoded by the coding sequence ATGAAACAGGGTGTTTTTGCAGCGGTGTTCCGGATAAGGGAGCTGCGTGCGCGTATCTTTTTCACGCTTAGCGTGTTGACGGTGTTTCGCTTTGGCTCGGTGCTGACAGTTCCGAGTGTGGACCCGCGTGCGCTTTCTGCTTATTTCCGATCTCAGGTTCGGGGAAATGCTTTTGCAGACTACATGGATTTTTTTGTAGGCGGGGCGTTCTCGAATTTTTCAGTGTTTATGCTGGGAGTGATGCCGTACATTTCGACGCAGATTCTCATGCAGCTTTCGATGATTGTTTTTCCAAGTCTTAAGAAGGTTGTAGAAGATGTAGGGGGGAGACGTCGCGTTCAGTTTTGGACACGTGTTGCAACGGTTTTTGTGTGTCTTATACAGTCTTCTGCGGTAACCGTTTACGCAAATCAGATTCCCGGTGCCATTGTTATTCAGAGCTACGCCGTGCATCTGTTTGTCACCATGCTGACGGTGACCTCAGGGAGTATGATCACGCTTTGGCTTGGGGAACAGATCACAGCGCGAGGCATTGGTAACGGTGTGTCAATGATTATTTTTTCGGGTATTGTCGCGCGTTTGCCTCATGCGCTTGCAGAGATGTGGAGGCTGCAGCGTCTTGGCGAATTGAATATGGTGTTTGTGATCGTTGCGTTTGTGATGTTTGTAGGAATTATTGTGCTGGTGGTGTATGAGCAGCAGGGGCAACGAAAAATACCAATTCATTATGCGCGGCGTGTGGTCGGGCGGAAAATGTACGGTGGTCAGAGCACGTATATCCCTTTTAAAATAAACCCTTCGGGCGTAATTCCGATTATTTTTGCCTCATCTTTTTTGACATTTCCCCTGCAGATAGCCAGCAGTATTGGACCGAACGTGCGCTTTCTGCATCAGCTTGCGCAGTTCTTACGACCGAACAGTTGGTGGTACAACGCGTTCTATGTAGTTTTGATTGTGTTTTTTGCGTACTTCTACACGCAAGTCACCCTTAACCCGACTGAGATAGCAAAGCAGATTCGCGAGAACGGAGGTACGATTCCGGGTATTCGTGCGGATAAGACGGAAGAATATCTACAAGGGATCTTGAACCGCCTGGTACTTCCCGGTTCGTTGTATCTTGGGATGATCGCAGTGCTGCCCACCTTGATTCAAGCTGCGTTTGGGTTTCCGTCCTCTATTTCCTTACTGATGGGCGGTACTTCTCTGTTGATTCTGGTAGGGGTGGATCTAGACACTATGAGTCAGATTGAGGCGCAGTTGAAAATGCGGCAGCGTGAGGGGTTGGGAGGGCGTGGCAAAGTGCTACCGCGCAGTTTGTAG
- the rpsQ gene encoding 30S ribosomal protein S17, giving the protein MKRPERRTLVGLVTSDKMHKTVTVRITTKKLHALYKKYVSRSKKYQAHDEENTARAGDVVRIAESRPLSRRKRWRLVEIVERAK; this is encoded by the coding sequence GTGAAAAGGCCTGAGCGGCGCACCCTTGTCGGGCTGGTGACCAGTGACAAGATGCACAAAACCGTTACGGTTCGGATTACGACAAAGAAGTTGCACGCGTTGTATAAGAAGTACGTGTCGCGGAGCAAAAAGTATCAGGCTCATGATGAGGAAAATACCGCGCGGGCAGGGGATGTGGTGCGTATTGCCGAGAGTCGTCCTTTGAGTAGGCGTAAGCGCTGGCGGTTGGTAGAGATTGTTGAACGAGCGAAGTAA
- the rplF gene encoding 50S ribosomal protein L6, which translates to MSRIGKVPVSVPGGVHVRVSSGVVEVEGPKGVLSCAFLPVVTVRVEQEYVIVARCDDSKRARACHGLYRKLLSNMVVGVSEGFSKTLVITGIGYRAEVQGRVLVMALGYSNDFTVLIPSGIEVRVESSTRVIVSGVSKERVGEFAAQLRRLRLPEAYKGKGIRYDYETIVRKVGKSGVK; encoded by the coding sequence GTGTCAAGAATTGGTAAAGTTCCTGTGTCTGTTCCTGGCGGTGTGCACGTGCGAGTCTCTTCTGGGGTGGTTGAGGTCGAGGGTCCAAAGGGGGTGCTTTCGTGTGCGTTTCTCCCAGTGGTTACGGTTCGTGTTGAGCAGGAATACGTAATTGTTGCCCGGTGTGATGATTCCAAGCGCGCGCGTGCATGTCATGGGCTGTATCGCAAGCTTTTGAGCAATATGGTAGTTGGGGTAAGCGAAGGGTTTTCTAAGACATTGGTAATTACGGGTATCGGGTACCGCGCTGAGGTTCAAGGGCGGGTGCTGGTGATGGCATTGGGTTACTCCAATGACTTTACAGTGCTCATTCCCTCTGGTATTGAGGTGCGGGTTGAGTCTTCCACGAGGGTTATTGTTTCCGGTGTAAGTAAGGAAAGAGTGGGGGAGTTCGCAGCGCAACTTCGTAGGCTGCGGTTGCCTGAGGCGTATAAGGGTAAGGGTATTCGCTATGATTACGAGACCATTGTGCGTAAGGTAGGAAAGTCAGGGGTAAAGTAG
- the rplN gene encoding 50S ribosomal protein L14, with the protein MIQVQSRLNVADNSGARLVQCIKVVGGSRRRYASVGDIIVVAVKDALPTSVIKKGSVEKAVIVRVSKEYRRVDGTYIRFDDNACVVIDANGNPKGKRIFGPVARELRDMDFTKIVSLAPEVL; encoded by the coding sequence ATGATTCAGGTGCAGTCGCGGTTGAACGTCGCGGATAATTCTGGAGCCAGGTTGGTGCAGTGTATTAAGGTGGTGGGTGGATCCCGTCGCCGGTACGCGAGTGTTGGGGATATCATCGTGGTGGCAGTGAAGGATGCACTTCCCACTTCTGTGATTAAGAAAGGATCAGTAGAGAAGGCCGTCATTGTACGAGTTTCTAAGGAATATCGTCGCGTAGACGGTACTTATATTCGATTTGACGACAATGCCTGTGTTGTTATCGATGCTAATGGAAATCCTAAGGGGAAGCGTATTTTTGGTCCTGTTGCGCGGGAGCTGCGGGATATGGATTTTACGAAAATCGTGTCTTTAGCTCCTGAGGTTTTGTGA
- the rplE gene encoding 50S ribosomal protein L5, producing MTDHSCIPELKVRYVQQIVPDMMRDFGYSTVMQVPKLLKIVLSMGLGEALANRKLLDASVADLGVISGQHAVKTRARKSIANFKLREGNEIGVMVTLRRSRMYEFLHRLINVALPRVKDFRGVSPRGFDGHGNYSMGITEQIIFPEIDFDKIERISGLNVNVVTSAQTDQEARTLLTKLGMPFRK from the coding sequence ATGACCGATCATTCTTGCATACCTGAACTGAAAGTCCGGTATGTGCAGCAGATTGTTCCGGATATGATGCGGGATTTTGGTTACTCGACGGTGATGCAGGTTCCTAAGCTGTTGAAGATAGTGTTGAGTATGGGTCTCGGGGAAGCGCTCGCTAATCGGAAGCTTTTGGACGCGTCAGTAGCAGATTTGGGTGTTATTAGTGGCCAGCATGCAGTAAAGACTAGGGCGCGCAAGAGTATTGCGAATTTTAAGCTGCGTGAAGGCAATGAGATTGGGGTGATGGTGACTCTGCGCCGTAGTAGGATGTATGAGTTTCTCCACCGGCTCATCAATGTTGCTCTGCCTCGTGTAAAGGATTTTCGTGGGGTAAGTCCTCGTGGGTTTGATGGACATGGTAATTACTCGATGGGTATTACGGAACAGATTATTTTTCCTGAAATTGACTTTGACAAAATCGAGCGAATTAGCGGTTTGAACGTCAATGTAGTGACATCTGCGCAGACAGATCAGGAGGCTCGTACTCTTCTTACGAAGCTCGGTATGCCTTTTAGAAAATAA
- the rpmJ gene encoding 50S ribosomal protein L36 produces MKIRTSVKVICDKCKLIKRFGIIRVICVNPKHKQRQG; encoded by the coding sequence ATGAAGATAAGGACGAGCGTAAAGGTTATTTGTGATAAGTGTAAGCTTATTAAGCGTTTCGGTATTATCCGGGTGATTTGTGTGAATCCAAAGCACAAGCAACGTCAGGGCTAA
- the rpsH gene encoding 30S ribosomal protein S8, which yields MGVSDPVADMLTKIRNAARAGHEKVDVPSSKLKVEVVKILKTEGYIRNFRKVEEDGSGCIRVFLKYDDNETSVIHGIERISTPGRRVYSGYKTLRRVYNGYGTLIVSTSLGVTTGRHAREQRVGGELICKVW from the coding sequence ATGGGTGTTTCGGATCCTGTTGCAGACATGCTCACGAAGATACGTAACGCGGCGCGTGCGGGACATGAAAAAGTGGATGTACCTTCTTCGAAGTTGAAAGTTGAGGTTGTGAAAATACTGAAAACGGAAGGATATATCAGGAACTTCAGGAAAGTAGAGGAGGATGGTTCCGGTTGTATTCGTGTGTTTCTTAAGTATGACGATAACGAAACGTCGGTTATTCACGGTATCGAGCGGATTTCTACTCCGGGCCGCCGTGTGTACTCGGGGTACAAGACGCTTCGTCGTGTGTATAACGGGTACGGCACTTTGATTGTTTCTACCTCTCTAGGGGTGACCACTGGCAGGCATGCAAGGGAGCAGCGTGTGGGTGGTGAGCTGATTTGCAAAGTTTGGTAG
- the rpsM gene encoding 30S ribosomal protein S13, producing MARIAGVDLPNKHVSVALTYIYGISRSSARTICEKARISSACLINDLSQDELAVVRAIIDREYKVEGRLRTEVALNIKRLMDIGCYRGLRHRKGLPVRGQRTRTNARTRKGKRKTVAGKKK from the coding sequence ATGGCGCGTATTGCGGGGGTTGATCTTCCTAATAAGCATGTCAGCGTTGCGTTAACTTACATATATGGTATTTCGCGTTCATCCGCCAGGACTATTTGTGAGAAGGCCCGCATCAGTTCTGCTTGTCTGATAAACGATTTGAGTCAAGATGAGCTTGCAGTTGTCCGTGCAATTATCGATAGAGAATACAAAGTGGAAGGTCGTCTGAGAACTGAGGTTGCCTTAAATATCAAGAGGTTGATGGATATTGGGTGTTACCGAGGGCTAAGACATAGAAAGGGGCTGCCTGTTCGTGGGCAGCGCACGCGAACAAATGCGCGCACACGCAAGGGTAAGAGAAAAACCGTCGCTGGAAAGAAAAAGTAA
- the rplO gene encoding 50S ribosomal protein L15 has translation MADFHLIAPKGANRARRIVGRGSSSGRGTTSGRGTKGQQARAGHKAYVGFEGGQMPLYRRVPRRGFSNCAFKKEYAVVNVGALEFVYAPGETVNRQTLIEKGLVKGRVPFIKILADGELTKSIVVRVDRVSARAQEKIQQAGGSVECIEAQER, from the coding sequence GTGGCGGATTTCCATTTGATTGCTCCGAAGGGGGCTAATAGGGCGCGTCGTATCGTGGGTCGTGGGTCCTCCTCTGGGCGGGGTACCACGTCTGGGCGGGGTACTAAGGGACAGCAGGCCCGTGCGGGGCATAAGGCTTATGTAGGTTTTGAGGGTGGGCAGATGCCGCTATATCGGCGTGTGCCGCGGCGGGGTTTTTCTAACTGTGCTTTCAAAAAGGAATACGCGGTAGTTAATGTGGGCGCGCTTGAGTTTGTCTATGCTCCAGGGGAGACGGTCAACAGACAGACTCTCATTGAGAAGGGCTTGGTAAAGGGGCGGGTCCCCTTCATCAAAATCTTGGCAGACGGAGAGCTGACAAAGTCTATTGTGGTGCGGGTGGACCGGGTTTCTGCTCGTGCACAGGAGAAGATTCAGCAGGCGGGCGGTTCAGTGGAGTGTATTGAAGCGCAGGAACGATGA
- the rpmD gene encoding 50S ribosomal protein L30 translates to MTKRVRITLVRSTIGQREPVRRTVRSLGLRKLHSMVEKDGSPAVLGMVRAVSHLVRVEELG, encoded by the coding sequence ATGACAAAGAGGGTGCGTATAACGCTGGTGAGGAGTACGATCGGTCAGAGGGAGCCGGTGCGTCGGACGGTTCGGTCTTTGGGTTTGAGGAAGTTGCATTCAATGGTGGAGAAAGACGGGAGTCCTGCCGTCTTGGGGATGGTGCGAGCTGTTTCGCACCTGGTGCGGGTGGAGGAGTTAGGTTAG
- the rplX gene encoding 50S ribosomal protein L24, whose amino-acid sequence MGKTVKIRKDDMVLVIAGKDRGKRGAVLRVLRDVDRVLVQGLNMRKKTIRRKSAQDEGGIMEVEAPIHISNVMIMGKKGPTRVGYRMENGKKVRVCRKTGEVL is encoded by the coding sequence ATGGGGAAGACGGTAAAGATTCGCAAGGATGACATGGTATTGGTGATTGCCGGCAAAGATCGGGGTAAGCGGGGTGCAGTGCTGCGTGTGCTCCGCGACGTAGATCGCGTTTTGGTGCAGGGTTTGAACATGCGCAAAAAGACGATTCGTAGAAAGAGTGCTCAGGATGAGGGGGGTATCATGGAGGTTGAAGCTCCTATTCATATTTCCAACGTTATGATTATGGGCAAGAAGGGGCCTACGCGCGTGGGGTATCGGATGGAAAACGGTAAGAAAGTGAGGGTATGTCGTAAAACAGGAGAGGTGCTATGA
- the rplR gene encoding 50S ribosomal protein L18: MLRKCSDKQRKRMKRKVHIRKRVYGTAVRPRMTVFRSNRNISVQVIDDDARSTLASVSTLEKDFVLLRANVSSGLQIGEEIGRRLLEKHIDTVIFDRNGYLYHGVVAAVADGARKAGVKF; this comes from the coding sequence ATGCTAAGGAAGTGCAGTGATAAACAGCGAAAGAGGATGAAGCGTAAGGTTCATATTAGGAAGAGGGTGTATGGCACGGCGGTTCGCCCTCGGATGACGGTGTTCCGAAGTAATCGGAACATTTCGGTGCAGGTCATTGACGACGACGCGCGTAGCACGCTTGCGTCAGTTTCTACTCTTGAGAAGGATTTTGTTCTGCTTAGGGCAAATGTTTCTTCTGGTTTGCAGATAGGAGAAGAGATCGGCAGGCGCCTTTTAGAGAAACACATTGACACGGTTATCTTTGACCGAAATGGGTACTTGTACCACGGGGTAGTGGCGGCCGTCGCAGATGGTGCACGTAAGGCAGGAGTTAAGTTCTAG
- the rpsE gene encoding 30S ribosomal protein S5 encodes MDRHRDFGKDRLRDKEFTEKLIKLNRTAKVVKGGRRFSFSALTVVGDQKGRVGFGFGKAGDVSEAIRKSVERAKRSMVLFPLKDGTIPHEVQAKFKGSLVLLRPACSGTGIIAGGTVRAIMEVAGATDVLSKSLGSNSAINVVRATFGAVAQLMDARKLARERGKALVDMWG; translated from the coding sequence ATGGATCGTCACAGGGATTTTGGCAAAGACAGACTTCGAGACAAAGAGTTTACCGAGAAATTAATCAAGCTGAACCGCACGGCAAAGGTAGTAAAGGGCGGACGTCGGTTTTCCTTTTCGGCACTCACGGTAGTTGGTGATCAAAAGGGCCGCGTGGGGTTTGGTTTTGGTAAAGCCGGGGATGTGAGCGAGGCAATTAGGAAGAGTGTTGAAAGGGCGAAGCGGAGTATGGTGCTCTTTCCGCTCAAGGATGGTACCATCCCGCATGAAGTACAAGCTAAGTTTAAGGGCTCTCTGGTGTTACTGCGCCCTGCCTGTTCAGGTACGGGTATTATTGCTGGTGGAACCGTGCGTGCTATCATGGAGGTTGCAGGTGCAACCGATGTGCTGTCTAAGTCTTTGGGTTCGAATTCTGCTATCAACGTGGTTCGTGCAACGTTTGGGGCGGTTGCGCAGTTGATGGATGCAAGAAAGTTGGCACGTGAGCGTGGGAAGGCACTCGTGGATATGTGGGGGTAG